From Arachis hypogaea cultivar Tifrunner chromosome 3, arahy.Tifrunner.gnm2.J5K5, whole genome shotgun sequence:
CCCGCATTGAACATGGTAACAATCATGATGAGCGAAATAATGACGAGGAACACCGCACACATGTTTCGGAGACACCTCAGGATGAGGAAGGCGGCGGTCCGCACGACAGCGAAAAAAGAGCCGAAACCGATAAGGACGAGCTTGACAATTCCACAGGACCATTCACGGCGGCCATCATGAATTTCCAGCTACCGAGGCAGTTTACTCTACCAACAACATTAACTCCTTATGATGGATTGGGAGACCCAAAACAGCACATCAAGAAATTCCGATCAATTATGATCGTTAACGGTGCATCTGATCCTATTCTATGCCgttgttttccttcttttttaGATGGTCCTGCACTTGACTGGTTTTGCTCTTTGCCTGCAGATTCTATTTCCCGATTTCAAGAACTGGCAAAGCAGTTTGAGGATCATTTTGCAGCGTCCGCTATTTACCTACATGACTCGGACTATTTGACAACTGTTAAACAAGGCCCTCAAGAAAGCCTAAAGGACTACATCACCCGCTTTACGAAGATAGCGATGAGGATCCCCGACCTCCATCCTGAAGTCCACCTACATGCCATTAAGAGTGGGCTCCGTCCAGGAAAATTCCAGGAAGCTATCGCGGTAGCTAAACCAAGAACCCTGGCCGAGTTCCGCGAGAAGGCCAAAGGACAGATAGACATCGAAGAACTCCGTCAAGCTCGGAAATCAGAAAAGTCGGCAACCACCAAAGACGACGAGAAGCCCCGCGAAACTAGAAAAAGCTTCAAACCAGTACCCCGATACGAGTCATACACACAGTTCAACACCAAGTGAGACGAAATTATCAAGGAGATATTAAACTCTAAGCTGATCAAACCTCCACGGAAAGCCGGGAGTTACCCAGAACCAAAAAATGTTGATAAATCCAAGTATTGTACATTCCATCAGAAGTTCGGTCATACAACCGATGAATGTGTGATCGCTAAAGATCTCCTTGAACGTTTGGCGAGACAGGGACACCTTGACAAATTCATTGCAGGTCACATGCAAAAGAGATCCACTTCTGCCGCGGAACCATCCTCGGTAGCAACTCCATCAAAGGACAAGGAGAAAGTTCCTGCCCAACCCAGGGGTATAATCAATTGCATTTCTGGGGGCTATGCTGGGGGAGGATGTACAAGCTCTGCACGTAAACGCACATACAGAGCGATGCTCGCCCTGACGGATACGGCCAACCATCCTCAGCCGACACAAAAAGCACCTGAGATAACGTTTTCCCAGACTGATTATCATGCTCATGACACGAATCTCGATGACCCTGTTGTCATCTCCATTCAGCTGGGCGATTTAATAGTTCGGAAAGTACTGCTGGATCCAGGCAGCAGTGCCGACGTTTTATTCTTTACTACAtttgaaaaaatgaaattaaGTACTAACATTTTGCAACCATCTGTAGGAGACTTGGTCGGTTTCTCGGGAGAGCGAGTCCCGGTCATGGGTTCAGTATGGTTACAAACCACATTGGGAGAACAACCTGCGTCTAGAACACAAGACATTCAATACTTGGTGGTTGACAGTTTCAACCCCTACAACCTTATTTTAGGGCGACCCTTTTTAAACAGGTTTGCCGCAATTGTATCTACTGTTCATCTTTGTATCAAGTTTCCTCTGCAGGATAATACCGTGGCCATAGTCCATGGCGACCTACAAGATGCTCGGCACTGTTACAACACTAGCCTAAAGCCCATCAAGAGAAATAGCGACAGACGTGTAAACTCCATAGGCGCAGAGCAACCGATGCTTACCGAGCTGGATCTTCGAGCCGACCTTCAAGATCGCCCTCTACCAAATGAAGAGCTGATAAAGCTTACCTTGACAGATGATCCAACTAAATTTACCTTTATCGGCGCATCCATGAAAGGCGAAGAGAAAAACAAGCTCATCAACTTCTTACGACAGAATGCCGACCTATTTGCCTGGACGTCGGGGGACATGCCAGGAATTAGCCCTTCTGTCATTACGCATAAGCTCGCCATTAATCCGGCAGCCCGACCAGTAGCCCAGAAAAAAAGAAACCTCGGCACAGAAAAAAGACTGACATCCATGGACGAGGCTAAAAAGCTAATCGATGCAAACTTCATACGAGAAATCAGATTCACGACTTGGCTAGCCAACATCGTAATGGTAAAGAAACATAACGGTAAATGGCGTATGTGCGTTGATTTCACTGACTTAAATAAAGCATGTCCAAAGGACGCATATCCTTTACCTTCAATTGATACTTTAGTAGATAACTCTTGCGGTTATGGTACATTaagtttcatggatgcatactctggatACAACCAGATCTTTATGCATCCatcagatcaagaaaaaactgcTTTTATCACTGAATATGGTAACTATTGCTATAACGTCATGCCCTTTGGCTTAAAGAATGCAGGAGCAACATACCAACGGCTGATGAACAGAGTCTTCAACCAACAGATCGGTAGAAACCTGGAggtctatgttgatgacatggtcGCCAAGACAAAGATCGGGGAGAGCCATGTCGGCGATCTTACGGAGATACTCGGTCAGATCCGAGTttacaacatgagacttaatccAGAAAAATGTGCTTTTGGTGTCCAAGGTGGGAAATTCCTCGGGTTTATTCTGACCAGCCGAGGAATCGAGGCCAACCCAGAGAAATGTCAGGCCATTCTAGATATGAGCAGTCCCACAAACATAAAGGAAGTGCAGAGATTGATAGGACGACTAGCAGCACTGTCCAGATTCTTGCCATGTTTAGCATTTAAATCAGCGAGCTTTTTCCACTGTTTACGAAAAAACACAGCTTTTCACTGGGATGAAAACTGTGAACTGGCATTTCAAAGTTTAAAACAATTCCTTTCTAAACCACCTGTTTTACAAAAGCCCAAAGTCGGTGAACCCTTATATTTGTATTTGTCTATCACTGATATATCCGTTAGTGCTGTCCTTGTTGCAGAAAACAATAAGACTCAACAGCCAGTCTACTTTGTGAGCAAATCACTCCAGAACGCCGAGCTTCGTTACCCGAAGTTGGAAAAACTGGCTTATGCCCTTGTTTTTTCAGCAAGAAGGCTTCGTCCCTATTTTCAGAGTCACACGATCAATGTTAGGACGTCTCAACCATTACGCCAAATACTCGCCAGACCCGAGCTTGCCAGACGGTTGATCAAATGGTCCATCGAACTCTCGGAGTTCGATATCTATTACCAACCTAGGACATCTATAAAGTCACAGTATTTAGCTGATTTTGTTGCTGAATTTACAGGACCCACCCAGAATGAGGATGGCAAAAAATGGGTGCTATTCGTTGATGGAGCATCAAACCCACAAGGAGCTGGTGCAGGAATACTGTTGGAAAACCCTGAGGGAGTTATATTTGAACATTCTCTTCGATTTTCCTTCAAAGCCAGTAACAATCAGGCCGAATACGAAGCCCTCATTGCAGGGCTCAGGTTAGCAATTGAATTGCAAGTCAATAACTTACACGTTTATTGTGATTCTTTGTTAGTGGTTCAACAAGTAAATCAGCATTTTCAAACAAAAGACCCTATTCTATTAAGATATCTTGAAATTGTTAATAAACTGATTACTCGCTTTTCGAAAATCGAAATTACCCACATAGAAAGAGATCAAAATCACAGGGCAGATATACTATCTAAGTTAGCTACTAGTCAGTCACATAATGCTTCACTTTTGCAGTCAACTTTACAGGAGCCGAGCATAAATATGATCGGCAACCTCCAACCCGAGGATTCTTGGCAAAAGCCATACATTCAATATCTCAAAAATGCAAAACTTCCGCTAGAAGTAAAAGacattaaaaagtttaaaagacaagCATCATTTTTTACATTGTTGAATGACGAATTATACAGGCGAGGCTATTCTCGACCATTATTAAAATGCTTAGACAGAGCCGAGGCCGAAATAGCCCTAGCCGAAGTTCACGAGGGCATCTGTGGAATACACTCAGGCGCCAGAAGTTTAGCACGCAAAATTCTCCGTGCAGGTTTTTACTGGCCGACCATATGGGAAGACAGCCAGAAAAAAGTTCGAACTTGTGAACACTGCCAGAAGCACGCCCCGATACTTAATATTCCAGCCGAAGAATTACATCAGTCAACGGTAAGCTGGCCATTTCATAAATGGGGAATTGATATCCTCGGACCTTTTCCCACAGCACCCAGACAGGTAAAATTTTTAGTTGTGGCAATCGATTACTTTTCCAAATGGATTGAAGCTCAACCTCTATCCAGAATTACATCGGTACAAATGATATCATTTGTGTGGCAACATATAATCTGCAGATTTGGTATACCACAACATATTGTGACTGATAATGGTCGGCAGTTCATAGACCATAATTTTCGGACTTTTTTGCAGAATTTAAAAGTGAAACAACATTTTTCCTCAGTAGAACATCCTCAATCAAACGGTttagcagaagctgccaacaaggtCCTTCTCCAAGCTCTAAGGAAGAAACTCGACAACGCTAAAGGCCTTTGGGCCGAGCTTGTTCCAGAGATCTTATGGGGATACAACACCTCGGTGCATTCAACAACAAAGGAAACACCATTTCGTTTGGTGTATGGTTCGGATGCAATGATTCCGGTTGAGATATCACAAAGTTCCTTAAGAACACAACATGAAGCCCATGATGAAGCCCGCCGAGCCGAGCTGGACTTGGTTGAAGAAGTTCGAGCAATAGCCACAATTCGGCAAAAAGCATTGCAGCAACGAATAGCTCAACGTCACAACAAGACGGTCAGACCAAGATCATTTCGCCAAGGCGATTTGGTGTTACGCAAAACTGAAACAGCCCGCAAGCCACCTTCCCACGGCAAGCTCGCCGCAACATGGGACAGACCTTATAGAGTACGTCAAGTGATCGGTAAAGGCGCCTATCAGCTAGAGGAATTAGACGGAACAACACTTCCTAGCACTTGGAATGTTACCTCATTGAAGAAATACTACAGCTAACAAGGTGCAGCACgctagtactctttttcctaactTGAGACTTTTCCATATATGGTTTTGCTCaagaaggttttaacgaggctagcttACCTATCTCAATTGTAAAGGTACTGCACTAAATAAAATTTGTTTTCGCATCTCTATATACAATTCCATATGTTTCATATACATTGTCTCTCATTACAATCTGGCAATACACACATCCATATATCATCGGTCAAACGTTAAGTCGCATTGATACCTCATGCGCAAAGCACTGCTGATAAAACTTCAATCAGCATCACAAATTAATCAGACCCTCAGACGGGAAcaaataaaattaggattaaccACATCCTAATCCAACAGATATATCAGATAACAAAATAAACAACGCCAAAACCATAATGGCCAAAACAACCGTACGTAAATCATCAAACAAAAAACAAACAGTTCTTACAAGAATAACATAATTCCattttaaaacaaacaaaaagataaCCCAAAATACAGCCTAATATCTTAGTCAGCCAAATTATCGTCACCCTCTTCAGCTTCATCCTCATCGTCAACTAACTCACCATTCCGAACTACTTTACTCGGATCCATGGCAGTAAAATTGCTGCCAGGAAACAAAAACTTAGCCTGAATTACCGCACGTTCAAAACCTTCTGCAAAAGCATCTAGGACATCAGTCTGCCGACTAGATTCCATTTGCTTCAATTTCATCGTAACCTCAACGATTTGTTCACTCATAGAACTCAATTCACCCTTCTTCTTCTCTAAAGCCTCGGAAGCACTTTGATGGTTCTCCTTCTCAACcttcaatttctctttcacaGCAGCTAACTCCTTCTCAAGCTCGGAAAGCATATTCTCTTTCGTCTCAAGCTGACCTTTTAACTCGGTGCTCTCAGATGCACACTGTAACATTTTTCTATGTCTCTTTTCTTGACTCCGACCAATGCTGGCCAGCCGAAAGCCCAGAACCTGCGTTATCGCAAAACCAATTAATTGcttcagaaaaaaaaagagagaatatataTACTTTACAACACAACAGACCTGCATGAATTGGTCTATTCTAAGATCTCCCACTTCATCAATCCGAGTAACATCAGAAGCAAACTGCACAACTTCGTCCGCTACCACATTAAAAGGAAAATTCTTGTCCCACAGTGACGAACCATCACCGTCTTCCTCAAACGAGTGGAGCTTCTCTTGCTTCACGATAAAATTCGCCAATTCGTCAAGTTCAACCATCTTCTTCCCCTCCTCCAAGTTTTCAGACTTTCTCTTCTTAAACACGATACCTTTCTTTCTCGGAATCGGTTGATTCACCTCAACCTCCCCCTCCACTTTTTCCAGGTTAGAGGAAGAACCTTCAAAGTTTTTTAACTTAAAACGAGCCCTCATACTCGACGCTGAAACCCCAGGATATCTACCAcctgaaaacaacaaaacaaagctATTAGCGACAGAACATACCACAGAACATATGATCAACAAACCCTTACCCAAATATTCCACCACCGAAGCCCTATTTTCCTCCCAAGGCAACAAGTTAGAGACAGATATCAACCCGCCCAAATCAACCATTTccattaaaaaattgataatacaCTCATTCCGCGGCGAAATTAATTCAGGGCCCAAAATATGATTAGGATGACAACACCAGAAAAGTGGAAACTGTTCGCCGAGATTCTCGTCCAAATAGAACGGGAACTCCTTCTCCACCGATCTCACCTTAAAGAACATCTCTTTAAAGTCTTTGAAAGAGGATTTGTATAATTTAAAAACAGCAAATCCGGGTGTACTGTTCAAATTTACCCAGACACCCTTCCAAACACCTTTTGcttgaaaaagtgagaaaaaaaaCTCTACCTCAGGTTCAATACCCAGGAACTCCATTAATACCTCAAAACACTTTATAAAAGCCCATCCGTTAGGATGAACCTGGGACGGAGCACAGTTCATCTGTTTCAATATACTACATTCAAACTTTGAAAACAGTAATTTCACAAACAACTCCTCAAGGATACAACTATACAAATAAAAACTTTCAAAATCCTTTCCTTTGTGGTAAACCCTATCCACACGGTTACACGGAATCAGTTCGATGTGAAAACCGGGCCTCGTTACTTTCTCTAAAGATATTGCTCTAACACTTTCTTCATCAAAGAACAAAGAAGCCCTATTTTTCACATCCTCACCAACCCAACCATATGACCCATCATCTTCTACTTTAGGCAGTAGCTTTACTTTCGAATCACCCATTTTACTTATTAGACGgagaaaagaagaaatgaagagaagagagagaacagAAGTTCTAACCTCTTTTGCTCATAGTTTAAAACCACCTTCAAAAGACAAAGAGACTAAAGCTCTCACACGTAAGTAACTCAACATCACTTCCTAGCCACTGATTTAAGAAACCGTTTTCATTTCCAAAGTTTAAATCTTGACCGTCCGTTCAAACCCACTTTCAATGGCATAAATGTGACTTTGGAACTTGCACCTGCATTGAAAAGACAGG
This genomic window contains:
- the LOC140183559 gene encoding uncharacterized protein; this encodes MADAPPPTPSELLRMVTELQQANQRMAEANEHMRNENQRMQQQIEQLINARIEHGNNHDERNNDEEHRTHVSETPQDEEGGGPHDSEKRAETDKDELDNSTGPFTAAIMNFQLPRQFTLPTTLTPYDGLGDPKQHIKKFRSIMIVNGASDPILCRCFPSFLDGPALDWFCSLPADSISRFQELAKQFEDHFAASAIYLHDSDYLTTVKQGPQESLKDYITRFTKIAMRIPDLHPEVHLHAIKSGLRPGKFQEAIAVAKPRTLAEFREKAKGQIDIEELRQARKSEKSATTKDDEKPRETRKSFKPKFGHTTDECVIAKDLLERLARQGHLDKFIAGHMQKRSTSAAEPSSVATPSKDKEKVPAQPRGIINCISGGYAGGGCTSSARKRTYRAMLALTDTANHPQPTQKAPEITFSQTDYHAHDTNLDDPVVISIQLGDLIVRKVLLDPGSSADVLFFTTFEKMKLSTNILQPSVGDLVGFSGERVPVMGSVWLQTTLGEQPASRTQDIQYLVVDSFNPYNLILGRPFLNRFAAIVSTVHLCIKFPLQDNTVAIVHGDLQDARHCYNTSLKPIKRNSDRRVNSIGAEQPMLTELDLRADLQDRPLPNEELIKLTLTDDPTKFTFIGASMKGEEKNKLINFLRQNADLFAWTSGDMPGISPSVITHKLAINPAARPVAQKKRNLGTEKRLTSMDEAKKLIDANFIREIRFTTWLANIVMVKKHNGKWRMCVDFTDLNKACPKDAYPLPSIDTLVDNSCGYGTLSFMDAYSGYNQIFMHPSDQEKTAFITEYGNYCYNVMPFGLKNAGATYQRLMNRVFNQQIGRNLEVYVDDMVAKTKIGESHVGDLTEILGQIRVYNMRLNPEKCAFGVQGGKFLGFILTSRGIEANPEKCQAILDMSSPTNIKEVQRLIGRLAALSRFLPCLAFKSASFFHCLRKNTAFHWDENCELAFQSLKQFLSKPPVLQKPKVGEPLYLYLSITDISVSAVLVAENNKTQQPVYFVSKSLQNAELRYPKLEKLAYALVFSARRLRPYFQSHTINVRTSQPLRQILARPELARRLIKWSIELSEFDIYYQPRTSIKSQYLADFVAEFTGPTQNEDGKKWVLFVDGASNPQGAGAGILLENPEGVIFEHSLRFSFKASNNQAEYEALIAGLRFGIPQHIVTDNGRQFIDHNFRTFLQNLKVKQHFSSVEHPQSNGLAEAANKVLLQALRKKLDNAKGLWAELVPEILWGYNTSVHSTTKETPFRLVYGSDAMIPVEISQSSLRTQHEAHDEARRAELDLVEEVRAIATIRQKALQQRIAQRHNKTVRPRSFRQGDLVLRKTETARKPPSHGKLAATWDRPYRVRQVIGKGAYQLEELDGTTLPSTWNVTSLKKYYS